The Hymenobacter sp. DG01 genome has a segment encoding these proteins:
- a CDS encoding DNA-directed RNA polymerase subunit alpha, with the protein MSILAFQMPEKVVMEKSDDFYGTFEFKPLEKGYGVTIGNALRRILLSSLEGYAITSVRTNSVLHEFMTIEGVIEDMSEIILNLKQVRFKKVSDAIEDKITVRVKGQDTFSAGDINKFTTGFQVLNPELVICNVDPATELEFEFTIQKGRGYVPAEENKPADQVFGQIAIDAIFTPIKNVKYSIENTRVEQKTDYEKLVIEIHTDGSIHPEDALKGAANILIQHFMLFSDSTMTFETAKAEEEETVDEETLHMRKVLKTPLADMDLSVRAYNCLKAADIKTLGDLVQLDMADMMKFRNFGKKSLTELENLVEEKGLTFGMDLSRYKLDEE; encoded by the coding sequence ATGTCAATCTTAGCTTTTCAAATGCCGGAGAAGGTGGTAATGGAGAAATCCGACGACTTCTACGGAACGTTTGAATTCAAACCGCTGGAGAAAGGCTACGGCGTCACGATCGGCAACGCTTTGCGCCGTATCCTGCTGTCGTCGCTGGAGGGCTATGCCATCACGTCGGTGCGCACCAACAGCGTTCTGCACGAGTTCATGACGATTGAAGGGGTGATTGAGGATATGTCCGAAATCATCCTGAACCTGAAACAGGTTCGCTTCAAGAAAGTGAGCGACGCCATCGAGGATAAAATCACGGTGCGCGTAAAAGGGCAGGATACCTTCTCGGCCGGCGATATCAATAAGTTTACGACTGGCTTCCAGGTGCTGAACCCGGAGCTGGTAATCTGCAATGTGGACCCGGCTACCGAACTGGAGTTTGAGTTCACGATTCAGAAAGGCCGTGGCTACGTTCCCGCCGAAGAGAACAAGCCCGCTGATCAGGTATTTGGTCAGATTGCCATTGATGCCATCTTCACGCCGATCAAAAACGTGAAGTACAGCATCGAAAATACCCGTGTGGAGCAGAAGACGGACTATGAGAAACTCGTTATCGAGATTCACACGGACGGCTCGATTCATCCGGAAGACGCACTGAAAGGGGCTGCCAACATCCTGATCCAGCACTTCATGCTGTTCTCCGACAGCACCATGACCTTCGAAACGGCCAAGGCTGAGGAAGAGGAAACGGTTGATGAAGAAACGCTGCACATGCGCAAAGTGCTGAAGACGCCCCTGGCGGACATGGACCTGAGTGTACGTGCTTACAACTGCCTCAAGGCTGCCGACATTAAGACGCTCGGTGACCTGGTGCAGCTTGACATGGCCGACATGATGAAGTTCCGCAACTTCGGCAAGAAGTCGCTGACCGAGTTGGAGAACCTGGTAGAGGAAAAAGGCCTGACTTTCGGCATGGACCTGAGCCGCTACAAGCTCGACGAAGAATAG
- the rpsE gene encoding 30S ribosomal protein S5, translating to MAEFNTGNRGGGNDRGGNDRRGGGNDRRGNDRNNEQQSRTGDSDLKEKVVAINRVAKVVKGGRRFSFSAIVVVGDGNGTVGYGLGKANEVTDAIAKGIDDAKKNLVKVPLYKHTVPHVMEGKYSGGFVLVQPAAAGTGVIAGGAMRAVFESAGIKDVLAKSKGSSNPHNVVKATFDALLKMRDPMQIAQARGITLSQVFNG from the coding sequence ATGGCAGAATTTAACACCGGCAACCGTGGTGGTGGCAATGACCGTGGCGGCAACGACCGTCGGGGTGGTGGCAATGACCGTCGCGGCAATGACCGTAACAACGAGCAGCAGTCCCGTACTGGCGACTCTGATCTGAAAGAAAAAGTGGTTGCCATCAACCGCGTAGCTAAAGTAGTGAAGGGCGGTCGTCGCTTCAGCTTCTCGGCTATTGTGGTAGTAGGTGACGGTAACGGCACGGTAGGCTACGGCCTCGGTAAAGCCAACGAAGTAACCGACGCCATTGCCAAAGGCATTGACGATGCGAAGAAAAACCTGGTGAAGGTGCCGCTGTACAAGCATACGGTTCCTCACGTTATGGAAGGTAAGTACTCGGGCGGTTTCGTATTGGTTCAGCCGGCTGCTGCTGGTACGGGTGTAATTGCGGGCGGTGCTATGCGTGCCGTATTCGAAAGCGCTGGTATCAAAGACGTACTGGCTAAGTCGAAAGGCTCGTCGAACCCTCATAACGTAGTAAAAGCTACTTTCGACGCACTGCTGAAGATGCGTGACCCGATGCAAATCGCGCAGGCTCGCGGCATTACTCTCTCCCAAGTATTTAACGGCTAA
- the rpsD gene encoding 30S ribosomal protein S4, which produces MARYTGPKTKIARRFNEPIFGPSKALTKKAYPPGQHGRGRRKKQSEYAVQLMEKQKVKYMYGVLEKQFENLFHKAATLPGITGDNLLALLESRLDNTVYRLGIAPTRRAARQLVLHKHITVNGEVVNIASYRLRAGDVVAVREKSKSLEAITTSLSARNARAFSWLEWDGKELVGKFISAPSRDLIPEKITEQLIVELYSK; this is translated from the coding sequence ATGGCACGTTATACTGGTCCTAAAACCAAGATTGCCCGTCGCTTCAATGAGCCGATTTTCGGCCCGAGCAAGGCACTCACCAAAAAAGCATATCCTCCGGGCCAGCACGGCCGCGGTCGTCGTAAGAAGCAGAGCGAGTACGCTGTCCAGCTGATGGAAAAGCAGAAAGTGAAGTACATGTACGGCGTACTGGAGAAGCAGTTCGAAAACTTGTTCCACAAAGCCGCTACTCTGCCCGGTATCACCGGCGACAACCTGCTGGCTTTGCTGGAGTCGCGTCTTGATAACACGGTTTACCGTTTGGGTATCGCCCCTACCCGTCGTGCTGCTCGTCAACTGGTGCTGCACAAGCACATCACGGTAAACGGAGAGGTAGTAAATATTGCCTCTTACCGTCTGCGTGCTGGTGACGTAGTTGCCGTACGTGAAAAATCAAAGTCGCTGGAGGCTATTACGACCAGCCTGAGCGCCCGCAACGCCCGCGCTTTCTCGTGGCTGGAGTGGGATGGCAAGGAACTGGTGGGCAAGTTCATCAGCGCCCCCTCGCGTGACCTGATTCCGGAGAAAATCACGGAGCAGCTCATCGTCGAGTTGTACTCGAAGTAA
- the rpmJ gene encoding 50S ribosomal protein L36, with product MKVKASVKKRSVDCKIIRRKGKLYVINKKNPRYKQRQG from the coding sequence ATGAAAGTCAAAGCGTCAGTAAAAAAGCGTAGCGTTGATTGCAAAATCATTCGCCGCAAGGGCAAGCTCTACGTGATTAACAAAAAGAACCCGCGCTATAAGCAGCGTCAGGGCTAG
- the rpmD gene encoding 50S ribosomal protein L30, with protein MAQIQIKLVKSVIDRPERQKRTVQALGLGKIGSTKAVENTPQVAGMINAVKHLLEVTEL; from the coding sequence ATGGCGCAGATCCAAATCAAACTCGTTAAGAGCGTTATCGACCGCCCCGAGCGGCAGAAGCGCACTGTGCAGGCCTTGGGCCTCGGCAAAATCGGTAGCACCAAGGCGGTAGAAAATACGCCCCAGGTAGCTGGCATGATTAACGCCGTAAAGCACTTGTTGGAAGTAACCGAACTCTAG
- the rplO gene encoding 50S ribosomal protein L15, which produces MNLSNLQPAAGSTRNEKRIGRGTGSGRGGTSTRGHKGAKSRSGYSKKSGFEGGQMPLQRRVPKFGFKNINRVEYKAVNLDVLAALTENGTTTLDATFFVTAGLASKNAKIKVLGRGEITKALEVHAHAFSKSAVEAIEKAGGKAVTL; this is translated from the coding sequence ATGAATCTCAGCAATCTCCAACCTGCCGCTGGCTCTACGCGCAACGAAAAGCGCATTGGTCGTGGTACAGGTTCCGGCCGTGGCGGCACGTCAACGCGCGGTCATAAAGGTGCCAAGTCCCGTTCGGGTTACTCCAAGAAGTCGGGCTTTGAAGGCGGTCAGATGCCTCTGCAGCGCCGGGTACCGAAATTCGGTTTCAAGAACATCAACCGTGTTGAATACAAAGCCGTCAACCTTGATGTGCTGGCTGCTCTCACGGAAAATGGCACCACTACCTTGGATGCCACGTTCTTTGTAACTGCTGGCTTGGCTTCTAAAAACGCCAAAATTAAAGTTCTGGGTCGTGGTGAAATCACCAAGGCACTTGAAGTACATGCCCATGCTTTCTCTAAGTCAGCTGTTGAAGCTATCGAGAAAGCTGGTGGCAAAGCTGTGACGCTGTAA
- the map gene encoding type I methionyl aminopeptidase, which translates to MIFYKTEEEIALMRASAKVLAQAHGEVASMIREGVTTRALDQRAEEFIRDHGGQPSFKGYNGFEYSLCISPNSVVVHGFPGGYTLKSGDVVSIDCGVLLNGYHADSAYTYPVGEVAPEVAKLLEETKKSLYLGIEQAVAGNRMGDVSYAIQNHVEKQGYGVVRELVGHGIGKKLHERPEVPNYGKRGAGLKLQTGLVLAIEPMVNLGKKDVIQEKDGWTIRTKDLKPSAHFEHTVVVRKDKAEILTSFEYIEKALQ; encoded by the coding sequence ATGATTTTTTACAAGACCGAAGAGGAAATAGCACTCATGCGGGCCAGCGCCAAAGTGCTAGCCCAAGCCCACGGAGAAGTGGCCAGCATGATTCGGGAAGGAGTTACCACGCGCGCATTAGATCAGCGGGCTGAGGAGTTCATTCGCGACCATGGTGGACAACCTTCATTCAAAGGTTACAATGGCTTTGAGTACAGCCTCTGTATCTCACCTAACTCAGTTGTAGTACACGGTTTTCCGGGAGGCTATACATTGAAGAGTGGAGATGTTGTCTCAATCGACTGCGGAGTCCTACTCAACGGTTATCATGCTGACAGTGCTTATACTTACCCAGTAGGGGAAGTTGCTCCAGAAGTCGCCAAATTGCTGGAGGAAACCAAAAAGTCATTGTATCTCGGTATCGAGCAAGCAGTAGCAGGTAACCGAATGGGTGATGTTAGCTATGCCATCCAAAACCATGTTGAGAAACAAGGCTACGGAGTGGTTCGCGAATTGGTAGGCCATGGTATTGGTAAAAAGCTACACGAGCGGCCTGAAGTACCTAACTACGGAAAGCGTGGTGCGGGTCTGAAGCTGCAAACCGGGCTAGTGCTTGCCATCGAGCCTATGGTGAACCTTGGTAAGAAGGATGTAATCCAAGAGAAGGATGGTTGGACCATCCGGACCAAGGATTTGAAACCTTCTGCACACTTTGAGCACACCGTAGTTGTTCGCAAAGACAAGGCGGAAATACTTACCTCCTTCGAATACATAGAAAAAGCCTTACAGTAG
- a CDS encoding septum formation initiator family protein: MSFSGIFERIPRLLRSFYFLTGLSFMAWMFLFDANDFLKQYDMYAKWQELQNDKEYYLREIDKVKKDRAELLSSPELLEKFAREKYIMKRPGEDVFVLVPPAKDGE; encoded by the coding sequence ATGAGCTTCTCCGGAATATTTGAGCGGATTCCCCGCCTGTTGCGCAGCTTCTACTTTCTGACGGGACTGAGCTTTATGGCGTGGATGTTTCTGTTTGATGCCAACGACTTCCTGAAGCAGTACGACATGTACGCCAAGTGGCAGGAGTTGCAGAATGACAAAGAGTACTACCTCCGCGAAATCGATAAGGTGAAAAAGGATCGGGCCGAGCTACTGAGCAGCCCTGAACTGCTGGAGAAATTTGCCCGCGAAAAGTACATCATGAAACGCCCCGGCGAAGATGTGTTTGTACTCGTGCCCCCCGCGAAAGACGGAGAATAA
- the rplR gene encoding 50S ribosomal protein L18, with translation MAFDKATRRKRIQRIIRTKVAGTSERPRLSVFRSNTGIYAQIIDDTNGHTLASASSKHVSVEGGNGVALAAAVGKEIAARAQAKGISKVVFDRSGYLYHGRVKSLAEGAREGGLNF, from the coding sequence ATGGCTTTCGATAAAGCAACTAGAAGAAAACGGATCCAGCGCATCATCCGCACCAAGGTCGCTGGCACGTCCGAGCGTCCGCGTCTGTCGGTCTTTCGTAGCAACACGGGCATTTACGCCCAGATTATTGATGACACGAATGGTCACACGCTGGCGTCTGCTTCCTCGAAGCACGTTTCGGTGGAAGGGGGTAACGGAGTAGCCCTCGCTGCCGCAGTCGGCAAAGAAATTGCCGCCCGTGCTCAGGCAAAAGGAATTTCGAAAGTGGTATTTGACCGTTCCGGTTACCTCTACCACGGCCGCGTAAAATCATTGGCAGAAGGAGCCCGCGAAGGCGGCCTCAATTTCTAA
- the eno gene encoding phosphopyruvate hydratase → MSIITEIHARQIFDSRGNPTVEVDVTTENGTVGRAAVPSGASTGKHEAVELRDDDKSKYMGKGVLKAVENVNSKIAEELIGFSVFEQGLLDKIMLELDGTPNKANLGANAILGASLAIARAAAAEAGMPLYRYVGGVNATTLPVPMMNILNGGSHADNSIDFQEFMIMPVGASSFSEALRWGTEIFHHLKNVLKKQGLSTNVGDEGGFAPNIKSNEDAIKVVLQAIETAGYKPGDDVMIAMDAAASEFYSDGHYHFKKSTGDKLTSSEMVAYWTDWTKKYPIISIEDGMDEDDWTGWKNLTDSIGSTTQLVGDDLFVTNVNRLQRGIDEQIANAILIKVNQIGTLTETIDAINLGRRHGYKSIMSHRSGETEDNTISDLAVALNTGQIKTGSASRSDRMAKYNQLLRIEEELGETAYFPGKKM, encoded by the coding sequence ATGAGCATTATCACCGAAATTCACGCTCGTCAGATTTTCGATTCCCGCGGCAACCCAACCGTTGAGGTGGATGTAACCACTGAAAACGGCACTGTAGGCCGCGCGGCTGTGCCGTCAGGTGCCTCTACAGGCAAACACGAAGCCGTGGAACTGCGCGACGACGACAAGTCGAAGTATATGGGCAAGGGCGTGCTGAAGGCGGTGGAGAATGTAAACAGCAAAATTGCTGAAGAGCTGATTGGCTTCTCAGTATTCGAGCAGGGCCTGCTCGATAAAATTATGCTGGAGCTGGATGGCACCCCGAACAAAGCCAACCTGGGCGCCAACGCTATCCTGGGCGCTTCGCTGGCCATTGCCCGCGCTGCTGCTGCCGAGGCCGGCATGCCCCTGTACCGCTACGTAGGGGGGGTAAACGCTACCACGCTGCCCGTGCCGATGATGAACATCCTGAACGGTGGCTCGCACGCCGACAACAGCATCGACTTCCAGGAGTTCATGATTATGCCTGTAGGTGCTTCTTCGTTTTCGGAGGCTCTGCGCTGGGGTACGGAAATTTTTCATCACCTGAAAAACGTGCTCAAGAAGCAAGGTCTGAGCACGAACGTAGGCGATGAAGGTGGTTTTGCCCCGAACATCAAATCCAACGAAGACGCCATTAAGGTAGTACTGCAGGCCATTGAAACGGCTGGCTACAAGCCCGGCGACGACGTGATGATTGCCATGGATGCTGCTGCCTCGGAGTTCTACTCCGATGGGCACTATCACTTCAAGAAGAGCACCGGCGACAAGCTGACTTCTTCGGAAATGGTAGCTTACTGGACCGATTGGACCAAGAAGTACCCCATCATCAGCATTGAGGACGGCATGGACGAAGACGACTGGACCGGTTGGAAAAACCTGACGGACAGCATCGGCTCGACTACCCAGCTGGTGGGCGACGACCTGTTTGTGACCAACGTAAACCGCCTGCAGCGCGGCATTGACGAGCAAATTGCCAACGCCATCCTGATCAAGGTAAACCAGATTGGTACCCTGACCGAGACGATTGACGCCATCAACCTGGGCCGCCGCCACGGCTACAAGAGCATCATGTCGCACCGCTCGGGTGAGACGGAAGACAACACCATTTCTGACCTGGCCGTGGCCCTGAACACCGGCCAGATCAAGACGGGCTCGGCATCGCGCTCCGACCGGATGGCTAAGTACAACCAGTTGCTCCGCATTGAGGAAGAACTGGGCGAAACGGCTTACTTCCCGGGCAAGAAAATGTAG
- the rplQ gene encoding 50S ribosomal protein L17 — protein MRHGKTINHLGRTASHRNAMLSNMASSLILHKRISTTVAKAKALRKFVEPLLTKSKNDTTHSRRLVFAELGNKEALKELFGTVSSKVANRPGGYTRIIKLSDVRLGDNAEMCIIELVDFNETLLEAKNAGEAKAAAPATRRSRSKKKADAPAGEAVAPAAVVETAAPADTATTTVQEGETRDEAKADEEAAS, from the coding sequence ATGCGTCACGGTAAAACCATCAACCACCTCGGCCGGACGGCCTCGCACCGCAACGCCATGCTTTCAAACATGGCTTCGTCGCTGATTCTGCACAAGCGTATCTCAACGACGGTTGCCAAAGCAAAAGCACTGCGCAAGTTTGTAGAGCCCCTGCTGACCAAGTCGAAAAACGACACTACGCACTCGCGTCGTCTGGTTTTCGCTGAGCTGGGCAACAAAGAAGCGCTGAAAGAGCTGTTCGGCACGGTATCGAGCAAAGTAGCTAACCGCCCGGGTGGTTACACTCGTATCATCAAGCTGAGCGACGTGCGTCTGGGCGACAACGCTGAGATGTGCATCATCGAGCTGGTTGACTTCAACGAAACCCTGCTGGAAGCTAAGAATGCTGGCGAAGCTAAAGCTGCTGCTCCGGCTACCCGTCGTTCGCGCAGCAAGAAGAAAGCTGACGCTCCGGCTGGCGAGGCTGTAGCTCCGGCTGCAGTAGTAGAAACTGCTGCTCCTGCTGACACGGCTACTACCACCGTACAGGAAGGTGAAACCCGCGACGAAGCCAAGGCTGACGAAGAAGCTGCTTCGTAA
- the rpsK gene encoding 30S ribosomal protein S11: MAQKRKDKAKKRVVVVEPVGQVHIKASFNNIIISITNNNGQVISWASAGKMGFRGSKKNTPYAAQMAATDCGKVAHDLGLRKAEVFVKGPGAGRESAIRTLGNVGIEVTTIKDVTPLPHNGCRPPKRRRV, translated from the coding sequence ATGGCACAAAAAAGAAAAGACAAAGCCAAAAAGCGCGTTGTCGTTGTAGAACCTGTAGGTCAAGTACACATCAAGGCCTCGTTCAACAACATCATCATTTCCATCACCAACAACAATGGCCAAGTAATCTCCTGGGCTTCTGCTGGTAAGATGGGCTTCCGGGGTTCTAAGAAGAACACCCCCTACGCAGCTCAGATGGCTGCTACGGACTGCGGCAAAGTAGCCCACGACCTGGGTCTGCGTAAAGCTGAGGTGTTCGTGAAGGGTCCGGGCGCTGGCCGTGAGTCGGCTATCCGTACGCTGGGTAACGTGGGTATTGAGGTAACGACCATTAAGGACGTGACGCCGCTGCCCCACAATGGCTGCCGTCCTCCCAAACGTCGTCGCGTTTGA
- the rpsM gene encoding 30S ribosomal protein S13 encodes MARIAGVDIPDNKRGEIALTYIFGIGRPSAQQILTKAGVDLNKKVKDWTEAEAGEIRGVIAAEYKTEGVLRSEVQLNIKRLMDIGCYRGLRHRKGLPVRGQRTKNNSRTRKGKRKTVAGKKKATK; translated from the coding sequence ATGGCTCGTATTGCAGGGGTAGATATCCCAGACAACAAGCGCGGTGAAATCGCGCTGACCTACATCTTCGGCATTGGCCGTCCTTCTGCTCAGCAGATCCTTACCAAAGCAGGCGTTGACCTGAACAAAAAGGTTAAGGATTGGACTGAAGCCGAAGCCGGCGAGATCCGCGGCGTGATTGCCGCCGAGTATAAGACCGAAGGTGTGCTGCGCTCAGAAGTGCAGTTGAACATCAAGCGCCTGATGGACATCGGTTGCTACCGGGGTCTGCGTCACCGCAAAGGTCTGCCGGTTCGTGGTCAGCGCACCAAGAACAACTCGCGTACCCGTAAGGGCAAGCGCAAGACCGTTGCTGGCAAGAAAAAGGCTACTAAATAA
- a CDS encoding CARDB domain-containing protein → MKSAVILAVSLLLGWLPLYATAQIRPDLVVVEPYLIPALMYSGATYPLSATIRVQGTNGSQFNCIGYYLSVDATWDATDAYLGSSCRSLMFPGESGTCPINGTIPPLTPAGKYYMLLVADPLNAEQELNETNNVVSVPVTVMRGVTPLPDLMLWRPSLSFGEVPTGGSTGAFTFIQNRGAGDSGAYEVGFYLSADTVFSASNDIFLDLIGGGINLPPNGGTIHSAPMLTIPASTVPGNYYLLLIADPRSRISESDETNNSRALPLRVTGTVTAAATSREASVEVFPNPVDNRGCTVRWVGSGISRVEVFNTLGQLVASDATSGSPRSEVLLHTQGWAAGVYTLRLFGGKEQVITRQLICQ, encoded by the coding sequence ATGAAATCTGCTGTTATCTTGGCTGTAAGCCTGCTGCTTGGCTGGTTGCCGTTGTACGCCACTGCCCAGATCAGGCCCGACCTGGTGGTAGTAGAGCCTTACTTGATACCTGCGCTGATGTACAGCGGCGCTACCTACCCTTTATCAGCTACCATTCGGGTGCAGGGTACAAACGGTTCCCAGTTCAACTGCATTGGCTATTATCTGTCGGTTGATGCGACCTGGGATGCTACTGATGCTTATCTGGGCTCCAGCTGCCGGTCGTTGATGTTTCCTGGGGAAAGCGGCACCTGCCCCATCAACGGCACGATTCCGCCGCTCACCCCGGCCGGAAAGTATTACATGTTGCTGGTAGCCGACCCGCTAAACGCGGAGCAGGAGCTGAATGAAACCAACAACGTAGTGAGCGTGCCCGTTACGGTTATGCGTGGGGTTACGCCACTACCGGATCTGATGCTCTGGCGCCCTTCTCTGTCGTTCGGGGAGGTGCCGACAGGGGGCAGCACCGGGGCTTTTACTTTTATTCAGAACCGGGGAGCTGGGGACAGCGGAGCCTACGAGGTGGGGTTCTACTTGTCGGCGGATACTGTATTCTCAGCCAGCAACGACATTTTTCTGGACTTGATAGGGGGCGGTATCAACCTGCCCCCGAATGGCGGTACTATTCACTCCGCGCCGATGCTCACTATTCCGGCCTCTACCGTGCCCGGCAACTATTACCTGCTATTGATAGCGGACCCACGAAGCCGCATCAGCGAATCGGATGAAACCAACAATTCGCGGGCCCTACCCCTGCGCGTGACCGGAACGGTAACGGCCGCTGCTACCTCCCGCGAGGCGTCTGTGGAAGTATTTCCGAACCCGGTGGATAACCGTGGGTGCACCGTCCGGTGGGTTGGCTCCGGCATCAGCCGGGTAGAGGTGTTTAATACCCTGGGGCAACTGGTGGCCTCGGATGCTACTTCTGGTAGCCCACGCTCCGAGGTACTCCTGCATACGCAGGGCTGGGCGGCAGGCGTTTATACGCTGCGGCTTTTTGGAGGGAAGGAACAGGTCATTACCCGTCAGCTCATCTGCCAATAG
- the infA gene encoding translation initiation factor IF-1, whose amino-acid sequence MAKQTSIEQDGVILEALSNAMFRVELENGHQLIAHISGKMRMHYIKILPGDKVKLEMSPYDLSKGRIVYRYK is encoded by the coding sequence ATGGCCAAACAAACTTCCATTGAGCAGGACGGTGTCATCCTGGAAGCCTTATCCAACGCCATGTTCCGTGTGGAGCTGGAAAACGGTCACCAGTTGATTGCCCACATTTCGGGCAAGATGCGGATGCACTACATCAAGATCCTGCCGGGAGATAAGGTAAAACTCGAAATGTCGCCCTACGATTTGTCGAAGGGACGAATTGTGTACCGTTACAAATAA
- the secY gene encoding preprotein translocase subunit SecY, translating into MNKFITTIKNIFAIEDLRMRIFNTLFFIAIYRLGSYVVLPGVDPTRLTQGGATGVLGILDTLLGGAFSHASIFALGIMPYISASIVLQLLTIAVPYFQKLQKEGESGRKKINQYTRVLTIPIVALQSVGFIATINADAIINPGVFFTISTAMIVTAGTLFCMWLGEKITDKGIGNGISMIIMIGIVSRLPGALIGEATARTMRGSLIFLIELVVLFLVVMAVIILTQAVRQIPVQYAKQIGGAASLSSQRQYIPMKVNAAGVMPIIFAQSLMFVPAIAASAWNKNSDTATLIGTWFQPDHLVYNVVFGLLIIIFTYFYTAISVNPNQIADDLKRSGGFIPGVKPGRDTSEYIDEVLTRITLPGAVALAVIAILPSLATVAGVTRPFAQFYGGTSLIIMVGVVLDTMNQVKSYLLMRHYDGMMKTGKVRGRSQNIALAS; encoded by the coding sequence ATGAACAAGTTCATCACCACGATTAAGAACATTTTTGCGATTGAAGATCTGCGTATGCGGATCTTCAATACGCTTTTTTTCATTGCCATCTACCGGCTGGGTTCTTACGTGGTGCTCCCCGGCGTCGATCCGACTCGGCTAACCCAAGGAGGCGCTACCGGAGTATTAGGTATCCTAGATACCTTACTCGGGGGCGCCTTCAGCCATGCCTCGATTTTCGCGCTAGGCATCATGCCTTATATCTCGGCCTCCATCGTGTTGCAACTCCTCACGATTGCGGTTCCTTACTTCCAGAAATTACAGAAGGAAGGCGAATCGGGACGTAAGAAGATCAACCAGTACACGCGCGTACTCACGATTCCAATTGTAGCATTACAGTCAGTTGGCTTTATTGCTACAATTAATGCGGATGCCATTATTAATCCGGGCGTCTTTTTTACCATCTCTACCGCCATGATTGTAACGGCTGGCACGCTGTTCTGCATGTGGCTGGGAGAGAAAATTACCGATAAGGGTATTGGCAACGGTATTTCTATGATCATTATGATCGGGATTGTATCGCGTCTGCCTGGTGCCCTAATCGGGGAAGCTACGGCCCGTACTATGCGAGGCTCGCTGATCTTCCTGATTGAGCTGGTAGTACTGTTCCTAGTGGTTATGGCGGTTATCATCCTGACCCAGGCTGTGCGTCAGATTCCGGTGCAGTATGCCAAACAAATAGGCGGGGCTGCCAGCCTCAGCTCACAGCGCCAGTATATCCCGATGAAAGTGAATGCAGCCGGCGTTATGCCGATTATATTCGCTCAGTCGTTGATGTTTGTCCCTGCTATTGCTGCATCAGCTTGGAATAAGAATAGCGATACTGCAACTCTTATTGGAACCTGGTTTCAACCAGACCATCTGGTGTACAATGTGGTATTCGGCTTACTCATCATCATCTTTACTTACTTCTACACGGCTATCAGTGTTAATCCCAATCAAATTGCGGATGATCTGAAGCGCAGTGGTGGTTTCATCCCGGGCGTAAAGCCAGGGCGCGATACCTCGGAGTATATTGATGAGGTGCTTACCCGCATTACCTTGCCTGGTGCAGTAGCCTTGGCCGTCATTGCCATTCTGCCTTCTCTGGCAACAGTGGCTGGCGTAACCCGTCCGTTCGCTCAGTTCTATGGCGGTACCTCGCTCATCATTATGGTAGGGGTGGTACTGGATACCATGAACCAAGTGAAAAGCTACCTGCTCATGCGTCATTATGATGGCATGATGAAAACGGGCAAGGTGCGTGGCCGCTCGCAGAATATTGCTCTCGCCTCGTAA